The proteins below come from a single Hyphomicrobium denitrificans ATCC 51888 genomic window:
- a CDS encoding YceI family protein yields the protein MKIVKTAFAVAALSALSTAATAADYVVDTKNAHASINFRIKHLGFSWLAGRFDKFTGTFSYDDKNPDASKVKIEIDTASVDTNHAERDKHLRAADLLDTDKFPTATFESTSVKSSGPEKATVSGKLTLHGVTKDIVIETQRVGGGKDPWGGYRDGFTGTTTLKLADFGISRDLGPFSKEVELTLDIEGIKQ from the coding sequence ATGAAGATCGTAAAGACCGCCTTTGCCGTTGCAGCACTATCCGCGCTGTCGACGGCGGCGACGGCCGCGGATTATGTCGTCGACACGAAGAACGCGCACGCGTCGATCAATTTCCGCATCAAGCATTTGGGATTCAGCTGGCTTGCGGGCCGCTTCGATAAGTTTACCGGGACGTTCTCCTACGACGACAAGAATCCCGATGCCTCGAAAGTCAAAATCGAGATCGATACGGCGAGCGTCGATACCAATCACGCCGAGCGCGACAAGCATCTCCGCGCCGCTGATTTGCTCGATACCGATAAGTTCCCGACGGCGACTTTCGAAAGCACGAGCGTGAAATCATCGGGTCCGGAAAAGGCAACGGTTTCCGGCAAACTCACGCTGCATGGCGTGACCAAGGACATCGTGATCGAAACGCAGCGCGTTGGCGGCGGCAAAGATCCGTGGGGCGGCTATCGCGACGGCTTCACCGGAACGACGACGCTGAAGCTCGCCGACTTCGGTATCTCACGCGACCTCGGGCCGTTCTCGAAGGAAGTCGAGCTGACCCTCGATATCGAAGGCATCAAGCAGTAA
- a CDS encoding cytochrome b: MYIRDTLQGYGIVSRLFHWIMAIAIFGLFALGVWMVTLDYYSPYYNAAPNFHRSLGILVLIALLVRWLWRAANVRPSSEELSPFERKAAHVTHAGFYVLLLALLISGYLISTPDGQPIDVFGWFEVPSIVQARGLESSAGYVHRIIAYVVMALAVLHTLAALKHHFINRDRILNRMWSGPVRPAINPEEESH, translated from the coding sequence ATGTACATTCGTGACACGTTGCAGGGCTACGGGATTGTTTCGCGCCTGTTCCATTGGATCATGGCGATTGCGATCTTCGGACTGTTCGCGCTCGGCGTATGGATGGTGACGCTCGATTATTATAGTCCATACTATAACGCCGCTCCCAACTTCCACCGCAGCCTCGGAATTCTTGTGCTGATCGCATTACTCGTTCGGTGGCTCTGGCGCGCCGCAAACGTCAGGCCGTCGTCGGAGGAACTCTCGCCTTTTGAACGCAAAGCGGCGCACGTGACGCACGCGGGATTCTACGTACTCCTGCTTGCCTTGCTGATCAGCGGTTACCTTATATCAACTCCGGACGGGCAACCCATCGACGTTTTCGGCTGGTTCGAAGTGCCCTCGATCGTCCAGGCACGTGGTCTCGAAAGCAGCGCCGGATATGTCCATCGCATCATCGCTTATGTCGTCATGGCGCTTGCAGTCCTTCACACGCTTGCCGCGCTGAAGCACCATTTTATCAATAGAGACCGGATTTTGAATCGCATGTGGTCTGGGCCGGTGCGCCCTGCCATTAATCCAGAAGAGGAAAGTCACTGA
- the hemP gene encoding hemin uptake protein HemP, which yields MEMPAPVATGGTDAAEKRSSLTRYLVSELMQGGREIILEHRGQDYRLRITEAGKLILSK from the coding sequence ATGGAAATGCCTGCACCGGTCGCGACGGGGGGAACTGACGCTGCCGAGAAGCGCAGCTCGCTCACGAGGTATCTCGTGAGCGAGCTGATGCAGGGCGGGCGCGAGATCATTCTCGAGCACCGAGGACAAGATTACCGGCTGCGCATCACGGAGGCCGGAAAGCTCATCCTGAGCAAGTAA
- a CDS encoding sensor histidine kinase: MRDLLRRTPFRLAAAFSLFFITTVLALFTVIYLVSSARLVSDIRDRVRTNIESLAILDGDRTFDDLVAVVAEESESVRDPDFIIELVDKNGKFLAGNVRDVPQSTQWMTLKRSSLNISMDRGEPTDEFLAIWKPLSKGSLLIGSDNSEVKQMKSFLLKLLAYGLVATSIAIALCAVYFARQAQHRIDAFANPLARVSRGQISARVPISGLRDDIDQIAGQVNGMLGNLQKLIENVNQSSSDIAHDLKKPLGRLRQRLDDARRKAQSPADFQSAVDAALLDIDSITETFDALLRITQIEAGARKDKFVAIDLRVLLADVHDVYDIVAEDAGDKLSLVSEVAQPAMVQGDPELLMQVFANLVENAIRHSPSGTAIGLRLYAAPGVYRVDVTDSGPGIPEAERENVFRRLYRLERARSTDGSGLGLSLVAAIVDLHGARIALADNAPGLRVEVSFPATV; the protein is encoded by the coding sequence TTGCGGGATCTTCTGAGACGCACGCCATTCCGTCTGGCAGCTGCCTTTTCGCTCTTCTTCATTACGACCGTCCTGGCGCTGTTCACCGTCATCTATCTCGTATCCAGCGCGCGTCTCGTGAGCGATATTCGCGACCGCGTGCGAACGAACATCGAATCGCTCGCGATTTTGGATGGCGATAGAACCTTCGACGACCTGGTGGCCGTCGTGGCGGAGGAAAGCGAATCCGTCCGCGATCCCGATTTCATCATCGAACTCGTCGACAAGAACGGAAAGTTTCTCGCGGGCAACGTCCGCGACGTCCCCCAGTCGACGCAGTGGATGACGCTGAAACGCTCGAGCCTCAATATCTCGATGGATCGCGGCGAACCGACCGACGAGTTCCTGGCAATCTGGAAACCGCTGTCGAAGGGGAGTTTGCTGATCGGCAGCGACAACAGCGAAGTCAAGCAAATGAAGTCGTTTTTGCTGAAGCTTCTGGCCTACGGTCTTGTCGCCACGTCGATCGCAATCGCGCTGTGTGCCGTTTATTTCGCGCGCCAGGCCCAGCACCGCATCGATGCCTTCGCAAATCCTTTGGCGCGCGTTTCCCGAGGCCAGATCTCCGCCCGTGTGCCGATCTCGGGCCTGCGCGATGACATCGATCAGATCGCGGGGCAAGTCAACGGCATGCTCGGCAATCTGCAGAAGCTCATCGAAAACGTAAACCAGTCGTCATCGGACATTGCGCACGACTTGAAGAAGCCGCTGGGCCGGCTGCGGCAACGCCTGGATGATGCGAGACGCAAAGCGCAAAGTCCGGCTGATTTTCAGTCCGCAGTCGATGCCGCGTTGCTCGATATCGACTCCATCACGGAGACGTTCGATGCCCTGCTCCGGATTACGCAGATCGAAGCCGGCGCGCGCAAGGACAAGTTCGTCGCCATTGATTTGCGCGTTCTGCTCGCCGACGTGCACGATGTCTATGACATCGTTGCCGAGGACGCGGGCGACAAGCTCAGTCTAGTCAGTGAAGTCGCGCAACCAGCGATGGTTCAGGGTGATCCCGAGCTTCTGATGCAGGTGTTCGCCAACCTGGTCGAAAACGCCATTCGCCATTCGCCATCGGGAACCGCGATTGGATTGCGCCTTTACGCGGCTCCCGGCGTCTATCGGGTCGACGTGACGGACAGCGGCCCAGGCATTCCGGAAGCAGAGCGCGAGAACGTCTTTCGCCGGCTTTATCGCTTGGAGCGCGCCCGCTCGACGGACGGGAGCGGATTGGGACTGAGCCTCGTCGCGGCAATCGTCGATCTGCACGGCGCCAGGATCGCGCTCGCCGATAATGCGCCCGGTCTCCGGGTCGAAGTCAGTTTTCCTGCGACGGTCTGA